Proteins encoded together in one Pontiella desulfatans window:
- a CDS encoding 3-deoxy-7-phosphoheptulonate synthase — protein MTNDIHLTEDLRVKELKKLVTPAKLKEELPLGIELTNKVLADRETVRDIIHLRDDRMLVVIGPCSIHDPSAALDYAQRLAKVADQVKDRYFIVMRVYFEKPRTTIGWKGFINDPHLDDSCDMEFGLHAARKLLLDIAMLGLPIATEFLDPIVPQYTADLVSWSAIGARTTESQTHREMSSGLSMPVGFKNATDGNIEIAINAIESASNAHSFLGIDQDGHTAIVKTTGNPNTHLVLRGGKQPNYQFPEVTYAACKLEAAGLEKTLMVDCSHANASKVARNQVKVWESILEQRAKGNCPITGAMVESFIEEGNQKISGNLTYGQSITDPCIDWATTEKMLRM, from the coding sequence ATGACGAACGACATCCATTTGACAGAAGACCTGCGCGTAAAAGAACTCAAAAAACTGGTCACCCCGGCCAAACTCAAGGAAGAGCTTCCGCTAGGGATCGAGCTCACCAACAAGGTGCTGGCCGACCGCGAAACCGTCCGCGACATCATTCACCTGCGGGACGACCGGATGCTGGTTGTGATTGGCCCCTGCTCCATCCACGATCCGTCGGCGGCGCTCGACTATGCCCAACGCCTGGCCAAGGTTGCCGACCAGGTGAAAGACCGCTACTTCATCGTTATGCGCGTCTACTTCGAGAAGCCGCGAACCACCATTGGCTGGAAGGGTTTCATCAACGATCCCCACCTCGACGATTCGTGCGACATGGAATTCGGCCTGCACGCCGCCCGCAAGCTGCTGCTCGACATCGCCATGCTCGGCCTGCCGATCGCCACCGAATTCCTCGACCCGATTGTCCCGCAATATACCGCCGACCTCGTCAGCTGGTCGGCCATTGGCGCACGCACGACCGAATCGCAGACGCACCGCGAAATGTCGAGCGGCCTCTCCATGCCGGTCGGCTTCAAGAACGCCACCGACGGCAACATCGAGATTGCCATCAACGCCATTGAATCGGCCAGCAATGCGCATAGCTTCCTCGGCATCGACCAGGACGGGCATACGGCGATTGTAAAGACCACCGGCAATCCGAACACGCATCTGGTATTGCGTGGCGGCAAGCAACCCAATTATCAATTTCCGGAAGTCACCTATGCCGCCTGCAAGCTCGAAGCTGCCGGCCTCGAAAAAACGCTGATGGTTGACTGCTCGCACGCCAACGCCAGCAAGGTGGCCCGCAACCAGGTCAAGGTCTGGGAAAGCATTCTTGAACAACGCGCCAAAGGCAACTGCCCGATCACCGGAGCCATGGTCGAAAGCTTCATCGAAGAAGGCAACCAGAAGATTTCCGGCAACCTCACCTATGGCCAATCCATTACCGATCCCTGCATCGACTGGGCAACCACCGAGAAGATGCTGCGAATGTAG
- a CDS encoding beta strand repeat-containing protein — protein MKAQACATVFNRALCLTIALLFGAVAAQGATCTWDGSYSIYWSAPQNWVGNVAPQAGDTLVFPETAANKVNNNNIGNRTFFLIQFTGGGYTLQGSELSVDFGVQVTSSGDSNTIDLDINLIDSALFAAANLSSLTFNGDIDLDSHMLSFANSGSITLNGVISGTGQLLKDGYGTLRLAGSASNTYSGQTRVLSGTLELAKTAIDGAINAGSLSIGNGSGGDDAAIVREAAGYQIGIVPITINEDGWLDLGNYTDTVGPITFNGGRASSSATGSIRLGGDVTVNASSEEAEFDGNLYIGAGTRTFSVDNGAAGYDLKGAAVFSGGNIVKTGAGTLGLLAVNTYTGTTEVNQGRLYITNGDALGDTASGTTVTGTGYIQLSSTDIGLEPLALDRPNSSGSALSASGASSWAGPVTLNVDAGISTGGTLEFSGVISGTGGISMNGYGTYIFSGSTANSYGGDTMVNDGTLLLNKTSGNSIRNGSLTIGDNAGSADTVMVRLQDDFQLWDTVPIIINADGYLDVDAYSDTVGAITFNGGHAGSSSGTLYLGGTVTVNYSTSQALFDGKLSVNASTRTFDVADGTQGYDLSITAVVSGGGMLKTGAGNMALFGANTYTGATTVNEGGIYVRNNSALGTTAGGTTATGTGFIYLVGNSVLGEPLTLDRPVASGTVLYASSTSLWTGDVVLDEDARISSSGSLELGGTITGSGGITFIGAGDLILSGSANNAFTGPTVVNDGQLLMDKNSPYWAVGYGSLTVGDGSGAADSAIARELGQFQLGSVPITVNADGLLDLNNFNDTVGNSLTLNGGGEVQTGTGTLTLGANSQILVDPVGSSRIYGNLNVGTGECTIDSAGLLYMYAAMSGTANITKTSSGYLYLMSANSFTGTMTVDQGVLSIRQPTSLGSEAEGTFVNNAARLTVGTQVGNEALTMDSSSYRAIFSSFPSGSNSWAGPITLLRETQIEVYDVYTLDISGPIDGAGSLVKTGEGELTLSGTGNNTFAGDVTVEEGTLLMGKTGQSIPHSLIIGGNGSGDPAAVARHLGSSEIFDHVTVNASGSYELNGYNEAIRDLNLNGGADVDTGSATLTIVDDVNVDSQGIVDAFSTISGNLALSGSTVLSVPPSTASAGNPSELVIDAVISGGGSISKTGGGELQLTAANTFTGPFLIEAGGLRLENDLGLGTAAGGTTVNGSAYLQIHGGGHTITGEHLTLNSSNSGYGGLYSTSGANAWTGDITLQSDSIITLGHVAATLDLSGSIGGAGNLTKANQGTLILSGAIANTYTGNTYVDAGTLALNKSVANGTIIGRLYIGDGNGGADADVVRLLSGAQIDTERVTVDSSGLFDLNNATEYIGSLAGSGHVDLGSGTLSTGADGTSTSFEGLIEGSGMLRKYGYGTFTLAGNNTYSGDTEIYSGTLRVNGSQSSSLVKVLGGGRLSGIGTVGAVESDGTVAPGASAGQLGAGSTVLGSGSTFELELDDFTLPGYDQLDVNGAIKLADADLDISWGFVPALGDSFLVIDNDGSDPIAGTFDGLPEGASLVAGNVTLRITYVGGTGNDVVLAATDVQPLEDLQITSISANPTNVLLEWEGGVPFFVVEKKESLTNATWTAVTTATRDFTGSVTPDTTNGFYRVTGGN, from the coding sequence ATGAAAGCACAAGCCTGTGCAACTGTATTCAATAGGGCATTATGCCTTACAATTGCGCTGTTGTTCGGCGCAGTTGCCGCGCAAGGGGCAACCTGTACATGGGATGGAAGTTACAGTATCTATTGGAGCGCCCCTCAAAACTGGGTAGGTAATGTGGCGCCTCAAGCCGGAGATACTCTTGTATTTCCGGAAACAGCAGCCAATAAGGTCAACAATAACAACATCGGCAACCGGACGTTTTTCCTGATCCAGTTTACCGGTGGTGGTTATACACTTCAGGGTTCCGAGCTCAGTGTCGATTTCGGGGTGCAGGTCACCTCGTCCGGCGATTCGAATACCATTGATCTGGATATCAACCTGATAGACTCGGCGCTGTTTGCCGCTGCGAACCTGTCCAGCCTGACCTTCAACGGGGATATCGATCTCGACAGCCACATGCTCTCGTTTGCCAACAGCGGGTCGATCACCTTGAACGGAGTGATTAGCGGCACCGGCCAGCTCTTGAAGGATGGTTATGGCACGCTCCGGCTGGCGGGGAGCGCATCCAATACCTACAGCGGCCAAACCCGGGTGCTGAGCGGTACGCTGGAGCTGGCGAAGACTGCCATTGATGGAGCCATTAATGCGGGCTCGTTGAGCATCGGCAACGGCTCGGGGGGCGACGATGCCGCGATCGTGCGGGAAGCGGCCGGGTACCAGATCGGGATTGTACCCATTACTATCAATGAGGATGGCTGGTTAGATCTAGGCAACTATACGGATACCGTCGGGCCCATCACCTTCAACGGGGGGCGGGCCAGCAGCAGTGCGACCGGTTCAATCAGGCTCGGTGGCGATGTCACCGTCAACGCGTCTTCAGAGGAAGCGGAGTTCGACGGCAATCTTTATATTGGAGCGGGCACGCGGACCTTCAGCGTAGATAATGGAGCGGCCGGATATGATTTGAAAGGCGCTGCCGTTTTCAGCGGGGGCAATATCGTGAAAACAGGAGCGGGCACGCTGGGGCTTCTAGCGGTCAATACCTACACGGGAACAACCGAAGTGAATCAGGGCCGGTTGTATATCACGAATGGCGATGCGCTGGGGGACACGGCCTCCGGTACAACGGTCACCGGAACCGGCTACATTCAGTTGAGCAGCACCGATATCGGACTGGAACCGCTGGCGCTCGATCGACCGAACAGCAGCGGCAGCGCGCTGTCCGCCAGCGGAGCGTCCAGCTGGGCCGGGCCCGTTACACTCAACGTGGATGCGGGCATCAGCACCGGCGGTACGCTGGAGTTCAGCGGCGTCATCAGCGGCACCGGCGGCATTTCGATGAACGGCTACGGCACATACATCTTTTCGGGGTCGACGGCCAACAGCTACGGCGGCGACACCATGGTGAACGACGGCACGTTGCTGCTGAACAAGACCAGCGGGAATTCTATTCGCAACGGGTCGCTCACAATCGGCGACAATGCCGGTTCGGCGGACACCGTGATGGTCCGTCTTCAGGATGACTTTCAGCTATGGGATACGGTTCCCATCATCATCAATGCCGATGGCTACCTGGACGTCGATGCCTATAGCGACACCGTGGGCGCAATCACCTTCAACGGCGGGCACGCCGGCAGCTCGAGCGGGACGCTTTATCTCGGCGGGACTGTCACGGTCAATTATTCAACCTCCCAGGCGCTCTTCGATGGTAAGCTCAGTGTAAACGCCAGCACGCGAACGTTCGACGTGGCCGACGGCACGCAGGGCTACGACCTGAGCATTACCGCGGTGGTCAGCGGCGGCGGCATGCTGAAAACGGGTGCGGGCAATATGGCGCTCTTCGGCGCGAACACCTACACCGGGGCAACGACGGTGAACGAGGGTGGCATCTACGTGCGCAACAACAGCGCGCTCGGTACGACCGCCGGCGGCACCACCGCCACAGGAACAGGCTTTATTTATCTGGTGGGCAACAGTGTGCTCGGTGAACCGTTGACGCTGGATAGACCCGTGGCCAGCGGAACGGTGCTCTATGCCAGCAGCACCTCTCTTTGGACGGGCGACGTGGTGTTGGATGAAGATGCTCGGATTTCGAGCAGCGGTTCGCTGGAACTCGGCGGCACCATCACCGGTTCGGGCGGCATCACGTTCATCGGGGCCGGCGACCTGATTCTCTCCGGTTCGGCGAATAACGCCTTCACCGGTCCGACCGTCGTGAACGATGGTCAGCTGTTGATGGACAAAAACTCACCCTACTGGGCCGTCGGTTACGGCTCGTTGACGGTGGGCGACGGTTCGGGAGCGGCAGACAGCGCGATTGCCCGGGAGTTGGGACAGTTCCAGCTGGGTTCGGTTCCCATCACCGTAAATGCCGACGGGTTGCTCGATTTGAATAACTTCAACGACACGGTCGGCAACAGCCTGACGCTGAACGGGGGCGGCGAAGTGCAAACGGGCACCGGCACCCTTACGCTCGGAGCCAACAGCCAGATTCTGGTCGATCCGGTGGGATCATCCCGGATTTACGGTAACCTGAATGTGGGCACCGGCGAATGCACCATCGATAGCGCCGGGTTGCTTTATATGTATGCCGCGATGAGCGGAACAGCCAACATTACCAAAACGAGCAGTGGATACCTGTATCTGATGTCGGCTAATTCCTTCACCGGGACCATGACCGTGGATCAAGGAGTGCTCTCTATACGACAACCGACGTCATTGGGCAGTGAAGCTGAAGGCACGTTTGTTAACAATGCCGCAAGACTGACGGTGGGCACGCAAGTCGGGAACGAAGCGCTGACGATGGACAGTTCAAGTTATCGCGCCATCTTCAGCTCGTTTCCATCCGGATCAAACTCCTGGGCCGGGCCGATAACGCTGCTGCGGGAAACCCAGATTGAAGTGTACGATGTCTATACCTTGGACATCAGCGGCCCCATCGATGGGGCGGGATCGCTCGTCAAGACTGGCGAAGGGGAACTGACGCTATCCGGCACGGGCAACAATACGTTTGCCGGGGATGTCACCGTCGAGGAGGGCACACTGCTAATGGGCAAAACCGGCCAGTCCATTCCTCACTCCCTAATCATTGGCGGCAACGGTTCGGGCGATCCGGCGGCAGTGGCCCGGCACCTGGGCTCCAGCGAGATCTTCGACCATGTTACCGTCAACGCATCGGGGTCTTATGAGCTGAACGGATATAACGAAGCCATACGTGATCTGAACCTGAACGGCGGTGCGGATGTCGATACGGGTAGCGCAACGCTGACGATCGTGGACGATGTGAATGTGGATTCGCAGGGCATCGTTGATGCTTTTTCAACGATTTCGGGAAACCTTGCGTTGTCCGGAAGCACGGTTCTTTCGGTTCCGCCAAGTACCGCATCGGCCGGCAATCCATCAGAGCTCGTGATCGATGCGGTTATTTCCGGTGGAGGAAGCATCTCGAAAACTGGTGGCGGCGAGCTGCAGCTCACGGCGGCGAACACCTTCACCGGACCGTTCTTGATTGAAGCCGGTGGACTGCGGTTGGAGAACGATCTCGGACTGGGAACCGCGGCGGGTGGTACCACGGTAAACGGTAGCGCCTACCTGCAGATCCACGGCGGCGGGCATACGATTACCGGCGAGCACTTGACGCTGAATTCATCGAACAGCGGATACGGCGGGCTCTATTCAACCAGCGGCGCAAATGCTTGGACGGGCGATATCACGTTGCAATCCGATTCAATCATCACGCTCGGGCATGTTGCGGCCACGCTGGATCTTTCCGGTTCAATCGGCGGCGCGGGCAACCTGACCAAGGCAAACCAGGGCACGCTGATCCTCTCCGGTGCCATCGCCAACACCTACACCGGAAACACCTATGTCGATGCAGGCACGTTGGCGCTGAACAAGAGCGTCGCCAACGGCACGATTATCGGACGGTTGTATATTGGTGACGGCAACGGCGGTGCGGATGCGGATGTCGTGCGTCTGCTGAGTGGCGCGCAGATCGATACGGAACGGGTAACCGTTGACTCGTCCGGTTTGTTCGACCTGAACAACGCGACCGAATATATCGGGTCGCTGGCCGGTAGCGGGCATGTGGATCTTGGAAGCGGCACGTTAAGCACTGGGGCGGACGGAACGTCAACCAGCTTCGAGGGGCTGATCGAGGGTTCCGGAATGCTCCGGAAATATGGATACGGTACGTTTACGCTTGCCGGAAACAACACCTATTCCGGGGACACCGAAATTTATTCCGGAACCCTGCGGGTGAACGGGTCGCAGTCTTCGAGCCTTGTGAAGGTCTTGGGTGGCGGCCGGCTCAGCGGCATCGGCACGGTGGGCGCGGTCGAAAGCGACGGCACCGTGGCACCGGGAGCGAGCGCCGGGCAATTGGGTGCCGGAAGCACGGTGCTGGGTAGCGGTTCAACGTTCGAGCTGGAGCTCGACGACTTCACTCTCCCGGGCTACGACCAGCTCGACGTCAACGGCGCGATCAAGCTGGCCGATGCCGACCTGGATATCAGCTGGGGCTTCGTGCCCGCCCTGGGCGATTCGTTCCTCGTGATCGACAACGACGGCTCGGACCCGATCGCCGGCACCTTCGACGGTCTGCCGGAAGGCGCTTCGCTGGTGGCCGGCAACGTTACGCTGCGAATCACCTATGTAGGTGGAACGGGCAACGATGTGGTGCTCGCCGCAACCGATGTCCAGCCGCTTGAAGACCTGCAAATTACTTCCATCAGCGCAAATCCAACCAACGTGCTGCTGGAATGGGAAGGCGGCGTTCCGTTCTTTGTGGTTGAAAAGAAGGAGTCGCTCACCAATGCAACGTGGACGGCGGTCACCACGGCAACGCGCGACTTCACCGGCAGCGTCACGCCCGACACCACCAACGGCTTCTACCGTGTGACCGGTGGGAATTAG
- a CDS encoding 3'-5' exonuclease yields the protein MDSTMAIFNAEITVLDYETTGSVRGFPTEPWQIGMVTLKGGKVDPDSMFESLLRVEANRPFNPHAPGRHAVLRDEIAAAPSPKGLWPQIKSRLTDHPLCAHNVATEKKFLRAMAPMHQFGIWIDTLRIARRVWPGCASYALEDLMVMLDLKPRVDELCPGKSAHDALYDAVASAMLLEHLLAQPGWGDVTVGELVSL from the coding sequence ATGGATTCAACCATGGCCATTTTTAATGCCGAGATTACGGTGCTGGATTATGAAACGACCGGTTCGGTTCGGGGCTTCCCGACCGAGCCGTGGCAGATTGGCATGGTGACGCTGAAAGGCGGCAAGGTTGATCCGGACTCCATGTTCGAAAGCCTGCTGCGGGTGGAGGCCAACCGTCCGTTTAATCCGCACGCGCCGGGGCGCCATGCCGTGCTACGCGATGAAATTGCTGCGGCCCCGTCTCCGAAGGGGCTTTGGCCGCAAATAAAATCAAGGTTGACGGACCATCCTCTCTGCGCCCACAACGTGGCGACGGAAAAAAAGTTTCTTCGTGCCATGGCTCCGATGCACCAGTTCGGCATCTGGATCGATACGCTCCGAATTGCCCGCAGGGTGTGGCCGGGCTGCGCTTCCTATGCGCTTGAGGATTTGATGGTGATGCTCGATCTCAAACCTCGCGTGGATGAACTCTGCCCCGGGAAGTCGGCCCACGACGCGCTCTACGATGCCGTCGCCTCCGCCATGCTGCTGGAACACCTGCTCGCCCAACCGGGGTGGGGGGATGTGACCGTTGGCGAGTTGGTTTCGCTGTAG
- a CDS encoding 2-oxo acid dehydrogenase subunit E2 codes for MALEFKLPELGENIESGDVVNVLVAVGDMVTEGQSLLEIEAGKASMEIPSPATGAIVAVHVANGDSVGVGQLAFTIDSEGAAANPEPVAQAAVPDTASEAAEEAPPVAAPAPAPVPAPTPAPAPVAAAPVASSASKPVSAAPNVRRLARELGVDIHEVSPSGSTMRISLEDVKNFAKSTLESGGGRPRFHGATRVEKMSAIRKATMNHMAHCWATIPHVTQQDWADITHLNDLRAKFGKKAEAEGAKLTVTAILVKVVASALKVFPNFNCSIDPDASEIIYKDFYNIGIAVDTEKGLMVPVIRDADQKNMIELAKDLGGIAAKAREGKIGLDDLQGGTFTISNLGGIGGTFFTPIINSPEVAILGVGRAVEQDGKLMMPLSLSYDHRIIDGADGARFIRWIVDALEEPLLLALEG; via the coding sequence ATGGCACTTGAATTTAAACTTCCCGAACTCGGGGAAAACATTGAGTCCGGCGATGTCGTCAACGTCCTGGTGGCGGTTGGCGACATGGTAACCGAAGGGCAGTCGCTGCTCGAAATCGAGGCCGGCAAGGCCAGCATGGAAATCCCATCGCCTGCCACCGGCGCCATCGTTGCCGTGCACGTCGCCAATGGCGACAGCGTCGGCGTCGGCCAGCTCGCCTTCACCATCGATTCCGAGGGCGCCGCCGCCAACCCGGAACCCGTGGCTCAAGCTGCGGTTCCGGATACCGCGTCGGAGGCTGCCGAGGAGGCGCCTCCGGTTGCCGCCCCAGCACCTGCCCCGGTGCCCGCACCCACGCCGGCTCCTGCACCGGTTGCTGCGGCCCCTGTGGCATCTTCGGCTTCCAAGCCGGTCTCGGCCGCACCCAACGTCCGCCGTCTGGCGCGCGAGCTCGGGGTGGATATCCACGAGGTGTCGCCCTCCGGCAGCACCATGCGCATCAGTTTGGAGGATGTGAAGAACTTTGCCAAGTCCACGCTGGAAAGCGGGGGAGGCCGCCCGCGCTTCCACGGCGCAACGCGTGTTGAAAAGATGTCGGCCATCCGCAAGGCCACCATGAACCACATGGCGCATTGCTGGGCAACCATCCCGCATGTCACCCAGCAGGACTGGGCCGACATTACCCACCTCAACGACCTGCGCGCAAAGTTTGGCAAGAAGGCCGAGGCCGAAGGGGCCAAGCTGACGGTTACCGCGATCCTCGTGAAGGTCGTTGCCTCCGCGCTGAAGGTCTTCCCGAACTTTAACTGCAGCATCGATCCCGACGCTTCGGAAATCATCTATAAGGATTTCTACAACATCGGCATCGCCGTCGACACCGAGAAAGGTCTCATGGTTCCGGTCATCCGCGACGCCGACCAGAAAAACATGATCGAGCTGGCCAAGGATCTCGGCGGCATCGCCGCCAAGGCGCGCGAAGGCAAGATCGGGCTGGATGATCTCCAGGGGGGAACCTTCACCATCAGCAATCTCGGCGGCATTGGTGGAACGTTCTTCACGCCCATCATCAATTCGCCGGAGGTGGCGATCCTCGGTGTTGGGCGTGCCGTTGAACAGGATGGCAAACTCATGATGCCGCTGTCGCTTTCCTACGACCACCGCATCATCGATGGCGCCGACGGCGCGCGCTTCATCCGCTGGATCGTCGATGCCCTCGAAGAGCCGCTCCTCCTCGCTCTTGAAGGGTAA
- the aceE gene encoding pyruvate dehydrogenase (acetyl-transferring), homodimeric type, with protein METTNSNTESVDFEKQDWLDALDELLETEGADRVKDILHDLQVEAHRKGVRLPFSANTPYINTIPLAEQPAYPGDREMERRIKSLIRWNAMAMVVRANREEDGIGGHISSYQSIATLYEVGFNHFFRGRTEDFPGDLVYFQGHSSPGVYARAYLEGRLTDDHLKNFRHELHDTPGLSSYPHPWLMPDFWQFPTVSMGLGPITAIYHARYIKYLEDRGLRKPTDQRVWAFLGDGETDEPESLGALKLAAREKLDNLTFVVNCNLQRLDGPVSGNGKIIQELEAAFRGAGWNVIKVVWGDSWDPLLEKDHDGLLAKRMGEVVDGQYQKYTVEDADYVREHFFGTDPKLLKLVEHLSDSEIKRLRRGGHDPAKVYTAYKTALETKGQPTVILAKTVKGYGLGTAGEGQNITHSQKKMGEVSLREFRTRFGIPISDEEIDSVPFYRPADNSPEMQYLRQRRASLGGHVPTRRTEYTPVEMPADKIFQEFDAGSERPVSTTMVFVRVLSKLLSDPGIGKLIVPIVPDEARTFGMDALFRQVGIYAHSGQLYEPVDADNLLYYKEAKDGQILEEGITEAGAFSSFVAAGTAYANHGINTIPFYTYYSMFGFQRIGDSAWLAGDSRCKGFLMGATAGRTTLAGEGLQHQDGHGLVLALTIPNLVAYDPAYAYELAIIIKDGIRRMYVDDEQIFYYITLMNDNYEQPPMPEGVAEGILKGMYKFQSSDKAQAQILGSGAILPEAVKAAALLKETYGIETNVWSVTSYKNLINDVLDTEREQVRNGNEAKAYITECLEGETGPVIAASDYMKLLPTSLSAAVPGGITALGTDGFGRSDGRRALRKHFEVDAHAIAFTVLSTLAAKGEFDKKKLEKARKELGIDSAKPNPVGE; from the coding sequence ATGGAAACAACCAATTCGAATACGGAAAGTGTGGATTTCGAAAAGCAGGACTGGCTCGACGCGCTGGATGAGCTTTTGGAGACCGAGGGGGCAGATCGCGTCAAGGATATCTTGCACGACCTGCAAGTCGAGGCGCACCGCAAGGGCGTTCGGTTGCCGTTTTCCGCCAACACCCCCTATATCAACACGATTCCGCTTGCCGAACAACCGGCCTATCCGGGCGACCGTGAAATGGAACGCCGCATCAAGTCGCTCATCCGCTGGAACGCCATGGCCATGGTGGTGCGCGCCAACCGCGAGGAAGACGGTATAGGCGGGCACATCTCGTCCTACCAATCCATCGCCACCCTCTACGAGGTGGGCTTCAACCACTTTTTCCGGGGGCGCACCGAGGATTTCCCGGGCGACCTCGTCTATTTCCAGGGCCACTCGTCGCCGGGCGTATACGCGCGCGCCTATCTGGAGGGCCGCCTGACCGACGACCATCTCAAGAACTTCCGCCACGAGCTGCACGACACCCCCGGCCTCTCCTCCTATCCGCATCCGTGGCTCATGCCCGACTTCTGGCAATTCCCGACGGTTTCCATGGGGCTCGGCCCGATTACGGCGATCTACCACGCGCGCTACATCAAATATCTCGAAGACCGCGGCCTGCGCAAACCGACCGACCAGCGAGTCTGGGCGTTCCTGGGCGATGGCGAGACCGACGAACCCGAATCCCTCGGCGCGCTCAAGCTCGCCGCCCGCGAAAAACTCGATAACCTCACCTTTGTCGTCAACTGCAACCTGCAGCGCCTCGATGGCCCGGTCAGCGGCAACGGCAAGATCATCCAGGAACTCGAAGCCGCCTTCCGCGGGGCCGGATGGAACGTGATCAAGGTCGTTTGGGGCGATAGCTGGGATCCGCTGCTCGAAAAAGACCACGACGGCCTGCTGGCCAAGCGCATGGGCGAGGTGGTTGATGGGCAATACCAGAAATACACTGTGGAAGACGCCGACTACGTCCGCGAGCACTTCTTCGGCACCGACCCGAAACTGCTTAAACTGGTGGAACACCTTTCCGATTCCGAAATCAAGCGCCTGCGCCGTGGCGGGCACGATCCGGCCAAGGTTTACACCGCCTACAAGACCGCGCTAGAAACCAAAGGACAGCCGACCGTCATCCTGGCCAAGACGGTCAAGGGCTATGGCCTGGGCACGGCGGGCGAAGGGCAGAACATTACCCACTCGCAGAAAAAGATGGGCGAGGTTTCCCTGCGCGAATTCCGCACCCGCTTCGGCATTCCGATTTCCGACGAGGAGATCGATAGCGTCCCGTTCTACCGCCCGGCGGACAATAGTCCGGAAATGCAATACCTCCGCCAGCGCCGCGCCTCGCTCGGCGGGCATGTCCCGACGCGCCGCACCGAATACACCCCGGTCGAAATGCCGGCCGATAAAATCTTCCAGGAATTCGATGCCGGTTCCGAACGCCCGGTTTCCACCACCATGGTTTTTGTGCGGGTGCTTTCGAAGCTGCTGTCCGACCCCGGCATCGGCAAGTTGATTGTCCCGATCGTACCGGACGAAGCCCGCACCTTCGGCATGGATGCGCTCTTCCGCCAGGTTGGCATCTATGCCCACTCCGGCCAGCTCTACGAACCGGTCGATGCCGACAACCTGCTCTACTACAAGGAAGCCAAGGACGGCCAGATCCTCGAAGAGGGCATCACCGAGGCCGGTGCCTTTTCCTCGTTCGTGGCGGCCGGAACCGCCTACGCCAACCACGGCATCAACACGATTCCGTTCTACACCTACTATTCGATGTTCGGCTTCCAGCGCATCGGCGATTCCGCATGGCTTGCCGGCGACTCCCGCTGCAAGGGCTTCCTGATGGGCGCCACCGCCGGCCGCACCACGCTCGCCGGCGAGGGCCTGCAGCACCAGGACGGCCACGGCCTTGTGCTCGCGCTCACCATCCCGAACCTCGTCGCCTACGATCCGGCCTATGCCTACGAGCTGGCGATCATCATCAAGGACGGTATCCGCCGCATGTATGTCGACGACGAGCAAATCTTCTACTACATCACCTTGATGAACGACAACTATGAGCAACCGCCGATGCCGGAAGGCGTGGCGGAGGGCATCCTCAAGGGCATGTACAAGTTCCAGTCGTCCGACAAGGCGCAGGCGCAGATCCTCGGTTCCGGCGCCATCCTGCCGGAGGCCGTCAAGGCCGCGGCCCTGCTGAAGGAAACGTATGGCATCGAAACCAACGTCTGGTCGGTCACGAGCTACAAGAACCTGATCAACGACGTGCTCGACACCGAGCGCGAGCAGGTGCGCAACGGCAACGAGGCCAAGGCCTACATCACCGAATGCCTCGAAGGCGAAACCGGCCCCGTCATCGCCGCGTCCGACTACATGAAGCTTTTGCCAACGTCGCTGTCCGCGGCCGTTCCGGGTGGCATCACCGCCCTGGGCACCGATGGCTTCGGCCGTTCCGACGGACGCCGCGCCCTGCGCAAGCATTTCGAAGTGGATGCCCATGCAATCGCCTTCACCGTGCTGTCCACGTTGGCCGCAAAGGGTGAGTTCGACAAAAAGAAATTGGAGAAGGCCCGCAAGGAACTGGGCATCGATTCCGCCAAACCCAATCCGGTAGGAGAATAA